TGCGTTTGAGTTCGGAGCGGGCGAGCCGCAGAACAGTCACTTTGCAGTCCTTTGAAGTACCGGGGTTTCTTGGGGTTGTTCTTGTTTGGTTGCGGCGGGTTGTTCGGTGTCCGTGTGCGTTTCGGGTTCTGGCTCCCGTTCCGTTTCCGGTTCGGGCGGGTGCAGGATTGAGTTACCGATCACCGCAGCAGGGCCGGTCCAGTTCTCCGGAAGGGCAGCGACGACGGCGACGACGGCAAGCGGCCGCCCGGCGTCGGACGCCAATGCCTCAAGTCGCGGCAGCCATGCTCCGGGATCGGCGCTGTGGCGATCGGGGGAGTCAACCACGAGGAGGTCGGTGGCCGGATCCGCCAAAGCAAGGGCAGTCAGCAGTTCCAGCCGGCGGCTGGCGGGAAGCTGTTCAATCCAGAGGCCGGCGATGTCCTCGAAGCTGTTGATCTTCAGCCACGGCTTGCTGAGCAGGGCACCACGGTAGCGGCGCGGAATGAGGGAGAGGTCCTCGGTGACGAGGTCACGGACGCTCAGGTGCTGCTCGGGCTCGTTGACCCCGGGCGAATCAAC
This window of the Arthrobacter sp. StoSoilB5 genome carries:
- a CDS encoding ABC transporter ATP-binding protein, giving the protein MLSVQQLQINGRRDDLLPATSLQARRGELLLVSGEGQDQRTALALGLSGRMKPSSGVLSWDNNTKTKKIRLASALVDSPGVNEPEQHLSVRDLVTEDLSLIPRRYRGALLSKPWLKINSFEDIAGLWIEQLPASRRLELLTALALADPATDLLVVDSPDRHSADPGAWLPRLEALASDAGRPLAVVAVVAALPENWTGPAAVIGNSILHPPEPETEREPEPETHTDTEQPAATKQEQPQETPVLQRTAK